Below is a genomic region from Halogeometricum sp. S1BR25-6.
GGCCGTCGCGGACCGCCTCGCGGGCGAACTGCATCGACGGGAGCAGGCGACGCTGGAGCACGCACGCGAGGGTGACGCCCGCTTCGCGGCACGCCGCCTCCATCTCGGCGACGCGTTCGGGCGTGACCTCCAGCGGTTTCTCGCAGAACACGTCCAGCCCCGCGGCCGCGGCGTCGACGACCACCTCCCGATGGGCGCCGTTCGGCGTGCAGACGCAGACGGCGTCGAGCGAGGCGTCCGCGAACATCTCGGCGTGGCCCCCGTACGCGGCGCAGTTGCGCGCCGACCCGAACGCCCGCGCCGTCGCGGGGGTGTGGTCGGCGCAGGCGCGGAGTTCCGCGCCCTCGACGGCCTCGATTGCGTCGGCGTGCGTCGCACCCATGCTCGCACAGCCCACGATGCCGAACCGGATGGGTGCGTCGGTCATCGGCGCACGCCTCCGGCGGGGGTCGATTCGGCGCTCGGTCTCCGCGGGACGGCGTCGTCGCTCTGTCTCGTCATCGACTCGAATCTCTGCTGGGAGGAGCATAAGCGTTCGCGGGGGAGAGATGCGGGAGAAGGCGTCCGGCGCGGTTCGGGTCGAGTCGACTCGGTTCGACTCAGGTGGACGGACCGGCGCGCGCGATGGCGAACTCGGTCAGTCCGTGCCGCTCGGCGCACGTCCGTTCCCCGTCGGCGACGGACCGCAGGCGCGCTTCGAGTTCCGCGGCGCCCGTCTCGCGGGCGTCGACGTCGATGTCGCCGGGAACGGCCGCGAGGGTGTCGGCGTCGCCCGAGAGCTTCACCACCGGGACGAGCGGGTGGCCGGCGGGCGTTCCGTGTCCGGTGACGTGGACCACGACGTGCGCGCCCGCGGCCGCGAGACCGGTCGTCGCCTCCGCGACGCGTGAGGGGGCGTCGAGCAGCGTCACGCCGCCGTTGACGTCGGCCGCCGCGCCGTACGCCGCGACGTCAACCACGGGAGCGTCGCCGAGGAAGCCGGTCGCCGCCTCGAATCCGCGTTCCGCCGCCTCGCTCCCGACGCGTGCGGCCCGCGCCGGCCGGTCGGCCGCGCCGAGCAGTCCGTCGAGGGCTTCGACGTCGGCGTCGCCGTCCCCATCGCGAAGGAGCGCCTGCGTCTCCTCGGGATGGGCGGCGAACCGCTCGTTGCCGGCGACGACGACCCGACCGCCGGCCGCCGTCACCCGCGCGACGAGTTCGCCGACGAGGGGGTAGGCGTGCGTCCGCGTCGCCGCCGAGAGGTCGTCGACGACGACGCCGACGGTGAGGTCGCCGAGCGTCGCGGCCGCGTCCGTCGCCTCCGCGGCCCGGTCGCCGAGTTCGGCGACCGCATCGGCCCCCTGTTCGACGCAGGCGTCCGTCCCGCCCGCCGCCTGAATCGCGAGTTCGCGCACCGGAACCCCGCGCTCCTCGACGGCGGCGGCGACGACGTCGCTGCGGACCGTCTCGCAGCCGAGACCGACGACGAGCGTTCCGGCGACGTTCGGGTTCCCGGCGAGGGCGACGAGCGTTCGCTCGGTCTGCTCCGCGTCGGCGCCGAGTTGTCCGCACCCGTGGTCGTGCGGGGCGGCGACCGCGCGGGGGTTTCGGGCCGCTATCTCCTCGCCGACCACGTGCGAACAGATGACCGAGGGGAGGACGAGCACGCGGTTGCGGACGCCGAGGCGACCGTCCGGCCGGCGGAACCCCTCGAAGCCGTCTCGGCATCGTTCGGGCCGCGCGGTTTCTCGGCTCATCGCTCCGCCTCCGTCGCGACGTCGCCGCGGCCCCGCGTGCTCTCGATGTTGTGGGTGTGGACCCATTCGCCGGCCGCCACGTCGCGCGTCGTCCGACCGATGACCTCGCCGTACTTGCGCACCGTCTCGCCGGACGAGAGGGAGTCGAGCGCGAAGGTGTGACCGAACGGCACGTCGTCGGCCACCGTCACCATCCGCCCCTCGCCGTCGACGTCGCGTCCGGCGGCGAGGTCTTCGAGGGCCGTCGCCACGGTGTCATCCTCGTGCAGAACGAGGGCGACGCCGTCGATGAGCGTTCCCTTCACGCGCGACGCACCTCCTCGCCGAGTTCGCTCGGTTGCACCTCGGTGATGGCGAACTCCTCCATCCGGCGGGTCTCGGCGGCGGTCCGCTTCCCGTCGGCCGCGTCGAGCACGCTCCGAAAGACGCGTTCGCCGACGGCTTCGACCGCCTCCTCACCCTCGACGACCGTTCCGGCGTTGACGTCCATGTTCGCGCTCATGCGCTCCCACGTCCGCGGATTGCCGGTCACCTTCAGGACGGGTGCGACCGGATTCCCCGTGGTGCTGCCGCGCCCGGTGGTGAAGACGATTACCTGCGCGCCGCCGGCCACCTTCCCGACGACGCTCTCCACGTCGTACCCCGGCGTGTCCATCAGGACGAGGCCGCCGCCGACGGGGAGTTGCTCGGCGTAGTCGACGATTCCGCGCACCGGCGTCGTCCCGCCCTTCGAGATGGCGCCGAGGCTCTTCTCCTCGATGGTCGTCAGTCCGCCCTCCTGGTTGCCGGGGGAGGGTTGGGCGCCCCTGAGGTCGACGCCCATCAGGTCGGCCGTCGCCTCGCGACGCTCGACGCGTTCGAGCAGGCGCTCCTTCGTCTCCGCGTCGACGCACCGCTCCGCGAGGACGTGTTCGGCGCCGATGAACTCCGGCGTCTCGCTGAACGAGGCGGTGCCGCCGGCGGCGACGAGGCGGTCGCACGCCTCGCCGACGGCAGGATTGGCCGCGATGCCCGAGGTGGCGTCGCTGCCGCCGCACTCGACGCCGACGACGAGTTCGCTCGCGTCGGCCGTCTCGCGGCGCGCCTCCGCGGCCGCCTCGTTCAGCGCCTCTGCGGTCGCCGCCCCTCGTTCGAGCGCCGGTCGCGTCCCGCCGACCGCTCGGACCGACAGCGTCTCGACCGGCTTTCCCGTCCGCGCGATGCGGTCCGCGACGTCGTCCGCGCGCACGTCCTCCGTCCCGAACTCGACGACCAGCGCCGCGCCGACGTTCGGGTTGCGGCCGACGCCGGCCAGCACCCGTTCGGTCTGGGCGCTCGCCTCCGGCGGTTGCGTCGTCCCCATCTGGTGCGGCGTCGCGCGCGCCCACGTCCCGGCCTCGTCCGCCACGCCGCGGGCGACGCTCGACGCCGCGACGGACGTCGGCAGGACGGCGACGTGATTCCGCACGCCGATTCGGCCGTTTTCGCGTCGATAGCCCGTGAACTCGGTCTCCATCGACTCGCGGTTCGGGAGCGACTCCCAAAGTCGTTTCGTCGGTCGAAGAGACGTCCGACCTCTCCGCCGTCCGCGGTCGGAACGCTCATACGACGCTCTCGCGTACCCGCGACCGATGCGAACCTACACCGTTCGACGCGTCGAGAGTGCGGTCGACGTCCCCTTGACCGGCGACGCCGACGACGCCGTCTGGCGCCGGGCCGAGGCGGCCGAACTCGACCGGTTTCAGTGGGGCGACGGCTCCGGCCCGGCGACGACGGTCCGTGCGCTCTCCGACGGCGAGGCGCTCTACCTCCAGTTCCACGCCGAGGATAGGGAGATAACCGCCGCTGTGACCGACCTGAACGGGCCGACGTTCGAGGACAGTTCCGTCGAGTTCTTCGCCTCGCCCGAACGGCGGGCGGACGGGGCGCCGACGTCGTACTTCAACTTCGAGGCGAACTGCTGCGGGACGTTCAAACTCGCGTGGCAGGAACCGGGGTGGCGCGAACGCGGCGTCGGACGGACGCTCGTCTCCCCCGCGGACGCGGCGGCCGTCGACGTGGAGACGTCCGTCCCCGGCCCGACGAAGACGGCCGACCCGGACGACGAATCTTGGTGGCTCGCCGCACGGCTTCCGCTCTCGACGCTCCGTTCGCTGACCGGCCTCCCGTTGGCGCTCGACCCGGGAACGGTCTGGCGCGGGAACTTCTACCGGAGCGGCGTTCCCGACGAGGAGAAGGGGACGTGGAACCGCATCGACCTGCCCGACCCGGCGTACCACTCTCCCGAGTTCTTCGGCCGGGTCGAGTTCGCCTGAACGGCGAACGCGAGGTGAGAACGGGGGATGGCGGGACGGCCGACAGCGGAGCGGCGGGACGGCCGACAGCGGAGCGGCGGGACGGCCGACAGCGGAGCGGCGGGACGGCCGACGGCTATTTGTCCGTCGTCACCGAACCACACGCCCGCGATGGAACGACCGTTCAGCGACGACGACAGGGACAAAGACGTCGTCACGTCAGAGGGCGACCGAGTCGGACGCGTTCGCGACGTCGACGGCGACGGCGATAGCGCGACCGTCGAAGCCGACGAGAGCCTCTCGGAGAAGCTTCTCGACAAACTCGGCTGGAGCGACGACGACGGTCCGAACGAGATTCGGCGCGACCAGGTCGACAGCAACACCGCGGACTACCTCCGACTCAAGCAGAAGTGGTGAGGTGCGGACCGGCGGGCGGCCGCCGGAGTCGCGGTTCGCGGCATCGAAACGACTTTTTCGGCGGGTGGCGAACCGAGCGCCATGGAGACACCGACTGCGCTGGTACTCGGGGAGACGACGTTCCCGTTTCACGACCTCGCGGAGATGGGCCCGCACGTCGAGTCGGCCCTCGGCGACGCGGCCGACGCGACTCGTTCGACCGACAGAGACGACCTGCTCGACCTCTCGGAGTACGACCTGGTCGTCGACTACCTGACCGACAGCGAGTTGACCGACGACCAACTGGCGGGGCTTCTCGGGTTCGTCCGCGACGGCGGCGGCTACCTCGGCCTCCACTGCGCCGCCGACCTCACGAGCGTGCACGCGGGCGGCGGCGAACTAGAACACCGCGAGGAGCCGTTCCCCGAACTCCGCGAACTCGTCGGCGGGCACTTTCTCACGCACCCCGAACAGTCGGAGTTCGGCGTCGACGTCGTCGCCGAGCACCCCGTCGTCGACGGCGTCGAGGACTTCCGGGTGTTCGACGAACCCTATCAGGTGGAGGCCGACGACGACGTGACCGTCCTCGCCCGAATGGACCACCCGGACCTCGAATCCTATCCCGTCGTCTGGGTCCGCGAGTACGGCGACGGCCGGGTCTGCTACGCCTCGCTCGGTCACACGGCGGAGGCGTTCGAGAACGAGGCGTATCGACGGCTCCTCCGAAACGCCGTCGGGTGGCTCGTCCGCGACTGAACCCCCGGCCCGAGCACCTGAGCGCTTATCCCGGTCGACCACGAACGCTGCGGGTATGGGAATACGGAAAACAGACATAACCGTGTACGTGTACGTCCTCGGGGTGCTGCTCTCGGGGATGTGGCTGGCTCAGCAGCTCGGAACGGACTGGTCGCCGCTGATACTCACCGTCGTGGCCGTCGTGGCCGCTGGATGGACGCTCTACTATCGGTTCTCGATCGGTCCTCGCATCGAGACGAACAAGCGGGATGGCGACGAACACGACGGTGAGGACGCCGGACCGTCGACCGCCGCGAAGACGCAGACCGGCGAAGACGCCTGACGGCGGCGCGCGGCGTCTACTCCTCGCGGAAGTACGGGATGATCTCCGTTTCGTAGTGGTGCATCGTCTCCTCGAAGTCACCCACGGGGATGAGGACGAGGTTGTCGACCCCGGCGTCTCGGAACGCTTCGATGCGTTCGATGGCGCGTTCGGGGCTCCCGGCGACGCAGATCTCGTCGACGGCCTCGTCGGGGATGCGCTCGGCCGCCGCGGCCAGTTGCCGTTCCTGCTCTTCGTCGAACGCCATCTGCCACATGATGGGCGTCTCCGCGGCGATGTCCTCGTACCCCATGTCTTCGAGGAGGGGCGGGCGGAGCGCGAGGTTCACTCGGTTGCGCTCGACGCCGGCCTCGCGGGCCGCCTCGCCGTCTTCGGCGACGGCCGTCGGAACCATGACTGCGCGCGAGATGTCGCCGCGGTCGCGGCCGCGCGACTCGGCGACGTCGAGCACCTTCCGCAGGTCGGCCTCGTACTGGTCGGGGGCGTACACCCACGGGAACCAGCCGTCGGCGACGGCGCCCGTCAGTCCGCGCATGCTCTCGCCGTAGCCCCCGATCCAGAGCGGCGGTCGCGGCTTCTGTACCGGTTTCAACCCCAGGTGCGCCTCGTCCAACTCGAAGTACTCTCCCGAGAAGGAGAGCGGTTCCTCGACCGTCGACGTCCAGAGGCCGTCGACGATCTTGACGCACTCCCTGAACCGCGTGTAGGGGTCCTCCCAGTCGATGTCCTCGATGGGGGCGAAGTTGAACGCCTCGCCCGCCCCGATGCCGAGGCCAGCGCGGCCGTCCGTCATCCGGTCCAGCGTCGCGGTGACGTGCGCGAGTTCCGTCGGGTGACGGCGCACGGAGTCGGAGACGCCGGGCATCAGCGTCACGTCCTCGGTTCGTTGCGCCATCGCGCCGAGCACGGAGAACGCCTCCCACGGCGGGTCGACGAGGTACTCCTCGGAGCCGGTCGGATGGAAGAGGTGGTCGGGAACCGTGACGGCGTCGAATCCGGCGTCCTCGACGCGGGCCGCCCGTTCGACGGCCCGCCCCGGGTCGCCGTAGCTCACTACCTGACAGCCGAACGCGAGTTCGCTCGCTGGTGAGGTCGACATCGGCCGTATACTCTCCGTGACGCGGTAAATAACTGGTCGTCGGGGGAAGCGAGGGCGGCGCCGTCCGGCCGCCTCGCGTCCCGCCGAGAGCGGCCGCTACCCGCGGAGCACCGACGCGTCGAGGTCGTAGGCCTCGAAGTACTCCCGCTCTCGCTCTACGAGTTCGGCGAACAGGTCGCGCGCCTCTTCTCTCGAAACGGTGACCAGCGGTTCGTTGAGGAACGCCTGGAAGGCGAGGTCGAGGTCGCCGGCGAACCCGGCCTCGATCAGCGTCTCCTGATTGGCGACGTGGCGCGCCACCATGCTCTCCACTTCGGTCGGCAGGCCGCCCGCGCAGAGCGGCGACACGTCGTCGCCCGAGAGCAGGGCGTTCGTCTCCACGACGGCGCCCTCCGGAAGGCCGTCGACCTGCCCCTCGTTGGGGTAGTTGAGGTGCGTTACGAACGGTTTCTCGCCGACGAGCGCCCGCATGATGTCGACCGCTTCCTCTCCCGATTCCCGGAACTCGAAGGCCGCGTCGCCGGCGAGGTACTGCTCCATCTCGTCGGGGCCGTCGGAGTCGTCGACGCGGGCCGAACTCGGCGTGAGGCGGATGCCGAACCGCTGCACCTCCTCGGGTTCGTCGATGCTCAGATACCAGGGGACGAACTCCGCGAGGTGGCGGTCGCCCGCCGCGCCGAGGACGCCGAAGCGGTTGTACAGGTCGAACGCGACCTCCTCGTTGTTCACCCAGTAGGATTCGCCGTCCAACGCGCCCGGTTCGCGGTCGAACAGCGGCTTCCGCCGTTCGAGTTCCTCATCGAGGTATTGAAAGAGGTCGTGGTCGCGCCACGTCGCCTCGTCCACCCACGTGAAGTGGTTGATTCCCTTCACGTTGACTCGAACCTCGTCGCGGCTCACGTCCTCGGCCTCCTCGACGTACCGCTCGGCCATCTCCGCGAACAGTTCTTGAGTCTTGAACACCTCGTGACAGAGTCCGATGGCCTTGATGTCGGGGAACTCCTCGTACAACGCCCGCGTGCAGACCGTCATCGGGTTGGTGTAGTTGATGACCCACGCGTCCGGACAGCGCTCGCGGACCGTCGCGGCTATTTCGCGGTACTGCGGAATCGCCCGCAGGGCGCGCACCGCGCCGCCGGGGCCGACGGTGTCGGCGACCGTCTGGTAGACGCCGTACTCCTGCGGCACGTCGATGTCGTGGACGAACGTCTCCTCGGGGTCGTCCTGTATCGAGCAGACGACGAAGTCGGCGCCGTCGAGGGCGTCGCCCATCTCCCGCGTCGCCTCGAACGTCCAGTCGCCGACGGCCTCCTCGCGCCGCATCACCTGGTTCGCGAGTTCGGCGTTCTGCTCCGCCATCTCGTAGTTCACGTCGTACAGCGCGACGGTTCCGGCGAGGTCGGGGCACTGCGCGAGGTCGTTGATGAGCGTGTGCGCCCACCCCCGACTCCCGCCGCCGACGTAACCGATCTTCAGATTCCGGGCCGGGCCCGACGGTGCGCGCTCTCCGCGCTCCGAGAGCTGATACATACGATAACAGGTGGCGCGACGAGCACGCAAATAACTGTCGTTCTCGGAGACCGTCCGTCCCGTTCGGAACGCCGAGCTAGGCCGGCGGTCCGTCCCACTCGTCGCCGTCGTCGCGCGGGCGGTACCCGATGCGGTTGCGGGCGCGTTCGATGTCGAACCAGCGGTTTCGGTTGTCGCTGACGCCGTGGAAGATGTCGAACTCGACGTCGTCGTCGTCGAGGCAGCATTCGACCATATGCGCGAAGTCGCGGCGCGACTGCCACATCGCCTTCATCCGGGCCGCCCAGCGCTCGTACTCCTCGCTGTCGCGCTCGATTTCCCCCTCCTCGGCCTTCTGCTCGGCATCGCCGTAGGGGTGGTCGTACTCGGCGTCGTTGACGGTGCAGATGCGGAGCGCGTAGAACCGCTTCGGGTACTCGTGGTTCTCGACGTAGTAGCGGCCGAGGTCCTCGCCGAAACTCTTCGAGGCGCCGTAGTAGGAGTCCGGACGGACGGGGTCGTCGTGCCGCAGGAGCAGGTCCGTCTCGCCGGTGTACAGTTCGGGTGCGAACTCCTCCTCGTACTCGCCCATCACGTGGTTCGTCGACCCGAAGACGAACGTCTCCACCTCGTTCTCGCGCGCGGCTTCGAGCGCGTTGTACATCCCGACGATGTTCGGTTCGAAGACGTCCGCCCACGACCCCTCGGCGCTCGGATACGCCGCGAGGTGGACGAGCGCGTCGTGCCCCGCGGCCGTCTCGGCCAGTTTCTCGCGGTCCGTGACGTTCCCGACCACCGTCTCGTAGCCGCCGTACGGATGGTCGTCGGGGCGGTCCGAGCGGTTGTAGTAGGTGAAATCGTACTCCGGTCGGTCGTGCAGGTGGTCAATGAGCGCGGTGCCGCAGCGTCCGTACACCCCGGTCAAGAGGACGTCCATATCGACTACCCGCGGACCAGCGGTAAAACGATTCCGTCTGTTTCGAGCGACCGCGGCGACGCGCGCACGTCTCGCGCGCGCCTCCGGCGGCCGCGGCTCACCCCGTCAGAACCGTCACGGGACCGTCGAAGTTGAGCACGAGGCGCTGGGCGGTGTCGCCGAACAGCGCCTTCCCTGTGGGCGAGCGCTGCCGCCCGGCGACGTAAACGTGGTCGCACCCGCGTTCGCCGGCGACGCGGACCACCTCGTCCGCCAACTCGTCCTCCTCGGCGACGACGCTGACGACGTCGTACTCGACGGTGCCGTCGAGGCCCGCGAACGCCTCGTCGGCGGCCTCCTCGGCGAACCGGTCGGCGACTTCTCGGGCCGAATCGGAGTTGAGCGGGGTGTTGGCCGCCTCGCTCATCGCCTGCAGCGTCTCGGCGTTCTCGGCTATCTCCTCCTCCGTGATGCGCGTGAGCAGGACGAGCGGAGTGCCCGTTCCGGCGGCTATCTGCCCGGCCTCGGCGAGGAGGCGTTCGTGCGAGTCCGTACTATCGACTACGACTAGCGACGACTGCATACCGGTGACACGATACTTCCACCCATAAAACTATCCCGCCGGACGGGGCGAACGGCGCTCGTCACCCGTCGTTCTTCCTCTCAGGACGCTTCTCAGCGGTCGGCGCGGTAGCGTTCGACGGCGTCCTCGTCGACGTCGATACCCAATCCCGGTTCCTGCGGGACGGCCACCTCGCCGCCCGTCGGGTCGAACGGGGTCTCCAGAATCTCCTCCCGGAGCGGGTTCTCGCTCCGGTCGAACTCGACCATCATCGGTTCGGGCACGTTCCGCGTGTGGGGGTACTCCGAGACGCTCGCGGCGAACTGCACCGCCGCCGCCAGTCCGACCGCGCTGTTCCAGACGTGCGGGCGGACGGCGACGTTCTCCGTCGTCGCCAGGTCCGCGATTCGGCTCGCCTCGGTGAGGCCGCCGCAGCGACCGAGGTTCGGTTGGACGACGTCGACGGTCCGGTCGTCGACGAGGCGTTTGAACTCGAAGCGGCCGTAGTGCGCCTCGCCGGCCGCGAGGGGAACGTCGACGCGACTCTTCACCTCGCGGTAGCCCGAGAGGTTCTCCGGCGGGACCGGTTCCTCCATCCACGTCACGTCGAACTCTTCGATGGCTTTGGCGGTCCGAATCGCCTGCCGCGGTCGGTAGTTGCCGTTGATGTCGACCATCAGGCGCGCGTCGTCGCCGAGCACCTTCCGGGCGGTCCGCACCCGTTCGACGTCGGAGTCGGTGCCGGCTCCGATTTTGATTTTCGCCGCGGAGAACCCCTCCTCGACCGCCTCGTGCATCGGTTCGGCGATGTCGCGGTCCTCCTCGGTGAAGTACATCGTCGAGGCATAGGCGTCGAGCGTCTCGCGGGACTGTCCGCCGAGGAGTCGATGTATCGATTTTCCGGTGGCTTTCCCGACGAGGTCCCACAGTGCCACGTCGATGCCGCTCAGCGCGCTCTGGACGAAGACGCTCCCGCCGAAGTGGTAGGGGTCGGTGAACGATTCGTCGGCGAGACGCCGCACGTCGAAGGGGTCCATGCCGACGACGGCGTCGCGAAAGAACTCGTCGACGACGGGCGCGACGACGCTCCCCGGTGCGAACGCCTCCCCCCACCCGGTCTCGCCCTCGTCGGTCTCGACCCGGAGGAGCGTCGTCGCCCGGTCGTGCCCGAACCCCCGCGCGTCTCCGAGTCCCCGCCCCTCGGCGAGCCTGTGCGATATCGGAATCACCTCGACGTCCGTGACCTGCATGACCGATACACCGCGGAGCGCTCCAATATAGCTTCCGCCGAGCGATTCGTCGGTATCGCGTCGCGGGATTCCGCGGACCGCGTTCGGGTCGGCGCTTCCGGACCGTCTTCGGCCCGTGCGCAACTTCCGACACGGCCGTGCGTACCTAACATTTATTTGCCGAGGTTCTGAACGGATGGTCGCCGCCCACCATGTCATACGATAGACGTACGTTCATGCGAACGATCGGTGCAGGGAGTATCGGGAGCGCGTCCCTCCTCGCGAGCGGGACAGCCACGGCGGACCGCTCCGAGCGCGGTGATTCGGCCGCCGGGTCGTACTTCGACCCCGACGACGGGTTCGCCAACGCAGCGTCGTGGCTCGACGACGACACGCCCGTGTACGCGGTCACCGAACCAACCCGCGAGGCGTTCGAGGCCGCCGTCAACCGGAGCGGACCGCGGGTCGTCGTGTTCGAGACCAGCGGCACCATCGACCTGGGCGCGGAACGACTCACCGTCGACGAAGACGAACTCTACCTCGCTGGGCAGACCGCGCCGTCACCGGGAATAACGCTCATCCGGGGCGGTCTCTGGGTCGACGCCGACGACTGCCTGCTCAGGCACGTTCGGGTACGCCCGGGTGACGCCGGACAGGACGATGGGTGGATTCCCGACGGCGTGCGGACGGCCGACGGGACGGAAAACAACGTCGTCGACCACTGTTCGATCACCTGGGCGGTCGACGAGAACGGCTCACCGGGGTACGACTCGCGGCGGACGACGTACTCGAACTGCATCATGGCGGAGGGGTTAGCCGACGCCACGCACCCGAAGGGGACTCACTCCTACGGGTCGCTCGTCGGCGACGGCTCCGAGAAAGTCGCGCTGTACGGCAACATCTGGGCCCACAACATCGGCCGCAACCCGCGATTGAAAGCCGAGACGCGGAGCGCGGTCGTGAACAACGTGATGTACCACTACGACGAGGCGGTCAACCTCGACGACTCGACGGTGGCGAGCCTCGTCGGCAACTCCTTCCTCCGGGTCGACGAAGGGGATTACAACGTCGAAGGCGGCGGGGAGGTGTACGGCGAGAACAACACTACCGACCCGGAGACGCCGATGTACGGCCCCGACGTGACGCTCCTCGACGACACGCCGCTGTGGCCCGACGGGCTCTCGCCGCTCTCGGCGGCCGACGCGGAGCGACACGCCCTCGCGTACGCGGGGGCGCGTCCCGCCGACCGGACGTATCACGACCGGCGTGTCGTCAGCGACGTCCGAAACTTCGACGGCGAGTTCATCGATAGCCAGTCTGCGGTCGGCGGCTACCCGGACCTCGCCGAGAACAGTCGGGACCTGCACGTTCCGAACGGCGGCCTGCGCCGCTGGCTCGAATCGCACGCGATTCGCGTCGAACAGGGCGGCGCTCGTTCGCACTGATTCGGTCGACGGCGGCGAATCGACGGCGGCGTCGGAGCGTCCGTCGCCCCGGCTATTCTCTCGTCACTCGTCGTCGTAGCGGAATTCGGTCCACGGACCCTCCTCGAACGGGTACTCCTCCAGGACGTCGAAGTCCACCTCGAATCCGAGTCCGGGGTCGTCCGAGAGCGTCAGCACGCCGTCCTCGACGTCCGGCGCGCCCTCGACGATGTCGAACGCGAGGTCGAACGGGTACATGCCGGGGTCGTCTCCCGACCCGACGTCGAGCACCGGGTCGTCCTCGAAGACGGGGTATTCGAGGAGCGACACGTCGGGCGCGGCGGCGACGAGGTGCGCGTTGGCGAGGAGGCCGACCCACGTCCCGAAGTTGTGCGGGACGAACTCCACGTCGCGACCGGCGCAGTACTCGACGGCGTCGCGGCACCCGGTGTAGCCGCAGTGGTGGCGCACGTCCCCCTGTAGGAAGTCGACCGCGCCCGTCTCGCCGAGTTCGACCAACCCCTCGGGCGTCGGTTCGCTCTCCCCGCCGGCCAGCGGTGTCCCCGTCTCCGCGAGGTCGACGTACCCCGCGCGGTCGTCCGGCGCGACGGGTTCTTCCACCCAGTAACAGTCCCGGTCGCCGGCGAACGCGACGAGGTCCTGGACCGTCTCGCGGTCGTAGCCGTCGCGCACCTTCCACCACGTGTGCACGTCGAGCATCACTTCCATCTCGCCGGCCGCCTCGGAGACGAGTTCGACGGTCCGGCGGTCCCCGTCGGGGCCGATTCCCGGCCGGTACTTGTAGCCGAAGAAGCCGAGGTCGCGGATGGTCGCCGCCTGTTCGGCGTACGCCTCCGGTTCCATGTACATTCCGGCGCTGGCGTACAGCGGCATCTCCCGGGTCGGGTCCGTCCCGTACTCGTCGGCGAGAAGTTCGTATATCGGCGCGCCCACCTCCTTCCCGCGGAGGTCGTAGAGCGCCACGTCGACGGCCGAACGCGCCTCGTACCGCAGGTTGTCGGGGAGGTTCGTCGCCCGGAGCAGGTCGTGCGCGTCCGACACCTCCTCGACGGTCTCGCCTTCGAGGGCGTCCGCGACGGCGCCGTCGACCACGTCCGCGAAGGTG
It encodes:
- a CDS encoding UxaA family hydrolase — protein: MSRETARPERCRDGFEGFRRPDGRLGVRNRVLVLPSVICSHVVGEEIAARNPRAVAAPHDHGCGQLGADAEQTERTLVALAGNPNVAGTLVVGLGCETVRSDVVAAAVEERGVPVRELAIQAAGGTDACVEQGADAVAELGDRAAEATDAAATLGDLTVGVVVDDLSAATRTHAYPLVGELVARVTAAGGRVVVAGNERFAAHPEETQALLRDGDGDADVEALDGLLGAADRPARAARVGSEAAERGFEAATGFLGDAPVVDVAAYGAAADVNGGVTLLDAPSRVAEATTGLAAAGAHVVVHVTGHGTPAGHPLVPVVKLSGDADTLAAVPGDIDVDARETGAAELEARLRSVADGERTCAERHGLTEFAIARAGPST
- a CDS encoding UxaA family hydrolase produces the protein MKGTLIDGVALVLHEDDTVATALEDLAAGRDVDGEGRMVTVADDVPFGHTFALDSLSSGETVRKYGEVIGRTTRDVAAGEWVHTHNIESTRGRGDVATEAER
- a CDS encoding UxaA family hydrolase encodes the protein METEFTGYRRENGRIGVRNHVAVLPTSVAASSVARGVADEAGTWARATPHQMGTTQPPEASAQTERVLAGVGRNPNVGAALVVEFGTEDVRADDVADRIARTGKPVETLSVRAVGGTRPALERGAATAEALNEAAAEARRETADASELVVGVECGGSDATSGIAANPAVGEACDRLVAAGGTASFSETPEFIGAEHVLAERCVDAETKERLLERVERREATADLMGVDLRGAQPSPGNQEGGLTTIEEKSLGAISKGGTTPVRGIVDYAEQLPVGGGLVLMDTPGYDVESVVGKVAGGAQVIVFTTGRGSTTGNPVAPVLKVTGNPRTWERMSANMDVNAGTVVEGEEAVEAVGERVFRSVLDAADGKRTAAETRRMEEFAITEVQPSELGEEVRRA
- a CDS encoding carbohydrate-binding family 9-like protein, with the protein product MRTYTVRRVESAVDVPLTGDADDAVWRRAEAAELDRFQWGDGSGPATTVRALSDGEALYLQFHAEDREITAAVTDLNGPTFEDSSVEFFASPERRADGAPTSYFNFEANCCGTFKLAWQEPGWRERGVGRTLVSPADAAAVDVETSVPGPTKTADPDDESWWLAARLPLSTLRSLTGLPLALDPGTVWRGNFYRSGVPDEEKGTWNRIDLPDPAYHSPEFFGRVEFA
- a CDS encoding ThuA domain-containing protein, which translates into the protein METPTALVLGETTFPFHDLAEMGPHVESALGDAADATRSTDRDDLLDLSEYDLVVDYLTDSELTDDQLAGLLGFVRDGGGYLGLHCAADLTSVHAGGGELEHREEPFPELRELVGGHFLTHPEQSEFGVDVVAEHPVVDGVEDFRVFDEPYQVEADDDVTVLARMDHPDLESYPVVWVREYGDGRVCYASLGHTAEAFENEAYRRLLRNAVGWLVRD
- a CDS encoding LLM class flavin-dependent oxidoreductase — encoded protein: MSTSPASELAFGCQVVSYGDPGRAVERAARVEDAGFDAVTVPDHLFHPTGSEEYLVDPPWEAFSVLGAMAQRTEDVTLMPGVSDSVRRHPTELAHVTATLDRMTDGRAGLGIGAGEAFNFAPIEDIDWEDPYTRFRECVKIVDGLWTSTVEEPLSFSGEYFELDEAHLGLKPVQKPRPPLWIGGYGESMRGLTGAVADGWFPWVYAPDQYEADLRKVLDVAESRGRDRGDISRAVMVPTAVAEDGEAAREAGVERNRVNLALRPPLLEDMGYEDIAAETPIMWQMAFDEEQERQLAAAAERIPDEAVDEICVAGSPERAIERIEAFRDAGVDNLVLIPVGDFEETMHHYETEIIPYFREE
- a CDS encoding glycoside hydrolase family 4, with the translated sequence MYQLSERGERAPSGPARNLKIGYVGGGSRGWAHTLINDLAQCPDLAGTVALYDVNYEMAEQNAELANQVMRREEAVGDWTFEATREMGDALDGADFVVCSIQDDPEETFVHDIDVPQEYGVYQTVADTVGPGGAVRALRAIPQYREIAATVRERCPDAWVINYTNPMTVCTRALYEEFPDIKAIGLCHEVFKTQELFAEMAERYVEEAEDVSRDEVRVNVKGINHFTWVDEATWRDHDLFQYLDEELERRKPLFDREPGALDGESYWVNNEEVAFDLYNRFGVLGAAGDRHLAEFVPWYLSIDEPEEVQRFGIRLTPSSARVDDSDGPDEMEQYLAGDAAFEFRESGEEAVDIMRALVGEKPFVTHLNYPNEGQVDGLPEGAVVETNALLSGDDVSPLCAGGLPTEVESMVARHVANQETLIEAGFAGDLDLAFQAFLNEPLVTVSREEARDLFAELVEREREYFEAYDLDASVLRG